In the Vicinamibacterales bacterium genome, one interval contains:
- a CDS encoding putative zinc-binding metallopeptidase, which yields MPKDRVLPPEEWAEWPDERLLDLRMCQLGLAIETSVLAERIATLQQELDGRGLATFRPYFWLSDEWFSPDGVPGVAIPFYLAHPRLERLERTYMLEVEGGTPEWCLRILRHEAGHAIDNGYHLRRRRRRQQVFGPSYKAYPQFYDPKPYSKSFVLHLDSWYAQSHPDEDFAETFAVWLSQPDWRDRYTGWPALKKLEYLDTLLREIDGKPMLVRTHRRVDPLPSIRKTLRQHYDRKRRHYGLAHPDFYDRDLRRLFSDDPAYQTNMKAARFIARVRRDVRRMVASWTGEYQYTIDQVLEAMLRRANELNLRLTQPEDRTKADFLVMLTVQTMNYLHSGRHRVAL from the coding sequence ATGCCAAAGGACCGGGTTCTGCCGCCCGAGGAGTGGGCCGAGTGGCCCGATGAGCGGCTGCTGGACCTCCGAATGTGTCAGCTCGGCCTGGCGATCGAAACGAGTGTGCTGGCCGAACGCATCGCGACGCTCCAGCAGGAACTCGACGGCCGCGGGCTCGCCACATTCCGTCCGTACTTCTGGCTCTCGGACGAGTGGTTCTCGCCCGACGGCGTCCCCGGCGTCGCCATTCCCTTCTACCTGGCCCACCCGCGTCTCGAGCGCCTCGAGCGGACCTATATGCTCGAGGTGGAGGGAGGAACGCCGGAATGGTGCCTCCGCATCCTGCGCCACGAAGCCGGACACGCGATCGACAACGGCTACCACCTTCGACGCCGCCGGCGCCGGCAGCAGGTGTTCGGCCCTTCGTACAAGGCCTATCCGCAGTTCTACGATCCCAAGCCCTACTCCAAGAGTTTCGTGCTGCATCTCGACAGCTGGTACGCGCAGAGCCATCCCGACGAGGACTTCGCCGAGACGTTCGCGGTGTGGCTCTCGCAACCGGACTGGCGCGACCGCTACACGGGCTGGCCGGCGCTCAAGAAGCTCGAGTACCTCGACACGCTGCTGCGCGAGATCGATGGCAAGCCGATGCTCGTGCGCACCCATCGCCGCGTCGATCCGCTGCCGTCCATCCGCAAGACGCTGCGCCAGCACTACGATCGCAAGCGGCGGCACTACGGCCTGGCGCATCCCGATTTCTACGATCGTGATCTCCGCCGGCTGTTCTCCGACGATCCGGCCTACCAGACGAACATGAAGGCGGCGCGTTTCATCGCCCGCGTGCGCCGCGACGTACGCCGGATGGTCGCGAGCTGGACCGGCGAGTATCAGTACACGATCGATCAGGTGCTCGAGGCCATGCTCCGGCGGGCCAACGAGCTGAATCTGCGCCTCACGCAGCCCGAAGACAGGACCAAGGCCGACTTCCTGGTGATGCTGACGGTGCAGACGATGAACTATCTGCACAGCGGCCGCCACCGCGTCGCGTTGTGA